In Vigna unguiculata cultivar IT97K-499-35 chromosome 3, ASM411807v1, whole genome shotgun sequence, a single genomic region encodes these proteins:
- the LOC114175127 gene encoding uncharacterized protein LOC114175127, with product MAYRRRRNTVGVDDIAQAIHRMADAMQPIAAPPRAIVAPTRPVSMEDFMKHRPVKFSSKATPDEADAWIRECEKICRVLECTDEQKLSFVTFLLVADVEYWWQGMQQLMQTREEQVTWATFRMRFLEKYFPNSARHEREAEFLTLQQETMTVQAYIERFKYLARFYSPAIIEEWRCRKFEGRLKHELRRFIVPLQIREFPVLVEQAKTVEQLGTGSSRGGRQQKTAPDVRSQKKPYSRPPTTSKRLQCYNCGGEHLRRDCTRPASSTGGGSSTGKCYVCEQTEHFARQCPNRKPVGGAPTKKPVGDRPRASGRVFALTTTEATQSGKLLQFLCLLCDHEVVV from the coding sequence ATGGCCTACAGGAGGAGAAGGAACACTGTTGGAGTTGATGACATAGCCCAGGCGATTCATCGCATGGCGGACGCGATGCAGCCCATAGCTGCACCACCCAGAGCCATAGTGGCACCCACTAGACCAGTATCTATGGAGGACTTCATGAAACATCGGCCAGTTAAGTTCTCCAGCAAGGCCACTCCTGACGAGGCAGATGCTTGGATTCGGGAGTGTGAGAAGATTTGTCGAGTGCTGGAATGCACGGATGAGCAGAAGCTGTCGTTTGTCACATTTCTCCTGGTGGCAGACGTGGAGtactggtggcaggggatgcaACAGTTGATGCAGACCCGTGAGGAGCAAGTAACATGGGCTACCTTCAGGATGAGGTTCTTGGAGAAGTACTTCCCCAATAGTGCGAGGCACGAGCGAGAGGCAGAGTTCCTTACCCTTCAGCAGGAAACGATGACCGTGCAGGCATACATTGAGCGGTTCAAGTACTTGGCACGTTTCTACTCACCTGCGATTATAGAGGAGTGGAGGTGCAGGAAGTTCGAGGGCAGACTAAAGCATGAGTTGCGTCGCTTCATTGTGCCGCTCCAGATTAGAGAGTTTCCAGTTTTGGTCGAGCAGGCCAAAACTGTGGAGCAGTTGGGGACAGGGTCTAGCAGGGGAGGGAGACAGCAGAAGACTGCTCCAGATGTCAGATCACAGAAGAAACCATATAGCAGGCCACCAACTACCTCCAAGAGGCTACAATGCTATAACTGTGGCGGGGAGCACTTGAGGAGAGATTGTACTAGACCTGCCAGCAGTACAGGTGGAGGCAGTAGCACTGGTAAGTGCTACGTGTGTGAACAGACAGAACACTTTGCACGTCAGTGTCCTAACAGAAAACCAGTTGGAGGTGCGCCAACCAAGAAACCTGTGGGAGATCGGCCCAGAGCATCAGGGCGTGTGTTCGCCTTGACGACTACAGAGGCAACCCAATCAGGTAAGTTATTGCAGTTCTTGTGTTTGTTGTGTGACCACGAAGTTGTGGTGTAA